GGCAACACGGCGGGACCGAACGCGAGCAACGAGAAGTACCGCAGGTCGAACGAGAGGACGCTCAGTAGTGCGAGTTCTCCTTCCGCAAGTTCGAAGAGGACCTGTTCGCGCTCTTCGATTGGTTCGGTCGGCGCTTCCGTCTCTTCTCCGGCCTCCCGCTGGCGCTTTCGCCGCTGAATTTCCCGCTGGAGTCGCTTCGCTTCCTCGTAGCCGACGTAGCGCAGACTCGCTTCCGTGTCGCCGCCCCCCGCTGTTTCGAGGTCGAGGGCGGCGATGCCGAGCAGTCGTTGGAGGACGTTGCGCGAGATGTCCACGTTCTGAACTCGGTGGAGCGGAATTTCGCGCTGGCGGCGCGAGACCACGCCGGAGGCGATTTCGAGACCGTCGTCCGTGAGTTCGTAGTCGAACCGTCGGTAGTACGCCACCTGCCAGAGCGCCGTGAGGAGGACGCCGACGGCGACCACCAGCGGGACCGCCAGTCCGGCGAGCGGCGGGGGCAAGACGCCGGACCCCGAGAGCGCGCTCCCGACGAAGAAGAAGGAGACGCCGACGCTCGCGCCGCGCGAGAGCATCCGATAGGGCACGGAGAGTGGATGCAGTTTCATACGGCGTCGTACTCGTCCTCGCTCTCGGTTGCGAGTCTCCGCAGTTGCTCTTGCAGGTCGTCTGCACGTTCGGGAGTGAGTCCGGGAATCGTCACGTCAGCACCCCGGGACCCAGCGGTGTAGACGACGATGCTCGCCAGACCGACCGCGCGCTCGACGGGGCCGCGCTGGGTATCGACGTGCTGGACGCGGACGAACGGAACGACGGTGTTGACCCGCGTGAGGACGCCGCGTTCGAGGTAGAGTTCGTCCTCGCGCACCTCGAACTGCCAGACGCGATACTTCAGCGCGACGTAGACGACGCCGACGAGGAGTCCGAGGAGTGCGACGGCGAGGCCGACCCAGAGGCCGACGCCGAGCGTAAATCGGTCGGCGACGGCCACCACGACGGCGAGGATGGTCACGGTGACGAGCGTGCCGACGCCCCAGACCAGTCGCACCCGTGGGTGCAGTGTCTCCATGCGAAGCCAATCTATCCGGAACCCGAAAAGTCCATCTGTCACAGCCACCCGTCGCGTCGCCCGCTCGGTCGAACACCGGCATCCCAGAGTTTTTATCACGCGTCTGTGAAGAGCGCCGCATGACTGGGGAGTACGGTCGGGACGGCGCGACACCGACCGAAAAAGTTCACGTCCGGCAACTGGGAGTGGGGGACACACTTCGCTGGTCGTGGGACGTCGTCCGAAACCACAGGGAGTTAGTCGGTCTCGCGTTCGTCGTCGGCCTCCTGAGTATCGTCCCGCTGTTCGGGGTCACGCCTGCGTCAACGCCGTCCGACGACCCGTCGGTCGCACCGTGGGTCGGGCCGTTCTATCTCGCGTACGCGCTCACCGTCGGCGTCCTCTTCGGGAGCTTCTTCCTCACTGCCGACGACGCGGTGAGCGAACGACCCCGACCGCTGAAAGCGCGACTCTCGGCCGCACTTCGGCGGATTCCTGCTCTCGTCCTCGCGGGTCTCGTCGCGGTGGGTCTCTCCATCGTCGGTCTCGTGGTCCTCGTGCTTCCGGGCATCTACCTCTTCCACCGGTTTCTCCCCACGTTTCCCGCCATCGTCATCGACGGCAAAGGGCCGTTCGCCGGTCTGAGCGCGGGGTGGAACGCCTCCGGCGGGAACGTCACGAAACTGTTCTTCGTCACCGTCGGCTACGTGGGTGCCTGTCTCGTGCTCGTGCTGGTGTGGTACTCGCTCGGTCTCGTCGGCCCACTCCTCAGCGCCGGACTCGCGGCCGGACTGCTCCCCCTGTTCGGACTCGCGCTCGGCCACCTCTATCTCGAACAGGACCGAAATCAGTAGTCGAACGCGCCCACGAAGCGCTCGCGCACGTCTTCGGCAGTGTCTGCGTTCTCTTCTCTCCCTTTCGTGTCCTCCTTGGCAGTCTCCGATTCGAAGTCGTCGAGCGCGTCGGTCACCGCCTCGGCCTCCGAGCGAGACAGTTCGACCTCCTCGGTGTCGTCCGGGTCGTCGTCCTCGAAGACGGCGTCGTTGTCTAGCCAGCCTCCGTCGTCCTCGGCCGCCATCTCTCCCTCTCTCGTCCCGCGGTGTTCGTCGAAGTCGAACTCGCGTGCGAGGTACTCCTGTAGGTCCCTGACGCGGCGTTCGCGCTGGCCGGAGGCAGTCACTTCCTCGTCGGCCAGTGCGGCGATGAGGACTCTCGCTTCGCTTCTGGACACGTCGATGGTCGCAGTCTCTCGGTCGGTCATGCCACGAGAATTACGGGAGTCGCTCGGAAATCGATGGCTGTTGGGTTCGGACAGACGGTCGAAAAATCAACGGACGATTCGTCGGTCGGGCCCTTATTCGTCGCCCAGAATGCCGCGGTGGGTCATCTTCTCGGGGTCGATGACTTCGTCTGCCTCTTCCTCGCTCAGGTAGCCCTTCTCGACGACGACTTGCTTGACTGTCTTGCCCTCTTTCAGCGCAGTCTTCGCGGCCTTGCTTGCCTTGTCGTAGCCGATGTGTGGGTTCAGCGCCGTCGCGAGCGCCATGCTCTGTTCGACCTGCTCCTCGCAGTGTTCCTCGTTGGCTTCGAGTTTGGCGACGAACTTCTCAGCGAACACTTCGCTGGCGTTCGACAGCATCTCAGAGGATTCGAGGAAGTTGTGCGCCAGCACGGGCTTGTAGAGGTTCAGGTCGATTTGACCCTCCGCCGCGCCAGCACTGACTGCGGCGTCGTTGCCGACCACTTGTTTGTGGACCTGATTGACCGCCTCGGCGACGACCGGATTGATTTTGCCGGGCATGATGGAACTGCCGGGCTGGTTCTCCGGCTGTTCGAGTTCGCCGAGTCCGTTCCGGGGACCAGAGGCCAGCAGGCGCAGGTCGTTGGCGATCTTGTTCAGCGAGCCAGCGACGGTGCGGAGCGCGCCGTGGGCCTCCGACATGGCGTCGTGGGCGGCCTGCGCTTCGAAGTGGTTGTCGGCCTCGCGGAACGCGACGCCAGTCTCTTCGGAGATGTACTCGGCGGCCTTCTCGGGGAACTCTGGATGCGTGTTCAGTCCCGTCCCGACTGCGGTGCCGCCGAGCGCCAACTCCGAGAGGTGGTCGCGGACGTGGTCCACGCGCGAGAGACCTTTCTCGACCTGCGAGCGGTAGCCCGAGAACTCCTGACCGAGCCGAATCGGCGTGGCGTCCTGTAAGTGGGTCCGGCCGGTCTTGACGACGCCGTCGAACTCTGCCTCTTTGGCTTCCAGCGACTCCCGGAGCGTGTCGAGTGCCGGAATCAGGTCCTTCTCGACGGCTTCCAGCGACGCGACGTGCATCGCAGTCGGTATCACGTCGTTGGAAGACTGGCCGAAGTTGACGTGGTCGTTCGGGTGAATCTCGCGCGTGCCGACTTCGCCGCCGTAAATCTCGGTCGCGCGGTTCGAGATGACCTCGTTGGCGTTCATGTTCGAGGACGTGCCGGAACCGGTCTGGAACACGTCCACCGGGAACTGGTCGTCGTGGTCGCCCTCGATGACCTCGTCAGCGGCCTCCACGATGGCGTCTGCCTTGTCCCCGGGAATCATGCCGAGGTCTTTGTTCGCCTGTGCGGCGGCCTTCTTGACGACGCCGAGTGCGCGGACGAACCGCCGGCCGAACGTGATGCCACTGATGGGGAAGTTCTGGAGCGCGCGCTGGGTCTGTGCGCCCCAGTAGGCGTCGGACGGGACGCGCATCTCTCCGAGGCTGTCCTCCTCGATTCGGTAATCCTCGTCGCTCATGTGTGGAGGGAGTAGACCCGCGGATAAATATCATGCTCAATCGTCGTCGGGGAGTTCGATAGCGAGAGACACAGCCTGATTGACAAGTTTCCGGAATCCATCCTATTTGGAGACGTTCGGACAAAAAACTAACCACTTCGTCCAAGAGATTTTCTCAGACCACCCGCATTCGAAATTCGTACCTGGGGACCTGTACGGCCGATAATCGGCGCACCGTGGTAATGGACAACAATTTACTCGGAGCTGCGTTAATATCAACAATACTTAAGTGGTTGGTCCGAGATTGTCTCTGCTAGGTCTCATAGTATGACAGGTGCCAACGAAGGTTCCGACGTTTCGCGACGCGGCTATCTCAAAGTAGCAGGAGCGAGTACACTCGGCGTCACCGGCCTGGCTGGCTGTATGGGTGGCGACAGTGGCGGCAGTGACGAAGGGACGACGTCGGGCGGCGAAGGTACCTCCTCGGACGGCGAGGACACCTCGTCTGGCGACGACTCCGGCAGTGGGAACACGCTCGAAGTCCAGCACTGGTGGACTGGTGGTGACGGTGCGGCGGCAGTCGAGGCACTGTTCGAGGGCTTCAAGAAGGAGTACCCGGACGTGAAAGTCAACCAGAACCCCGTCTCGGGTGGCGCTGGCCAGAACCTCAAGACGGTCATCAAGAAGCGCGTCCTGAACAACAACCCGCCGAGTTCGTGGCAGGCGTGGCCGGGCGCGAACCTCACCCCGTACGTCGAAGCGGACAAGCTGAAAGACATCAGTAGCTCCGTCTGGGGCAAGAACGGCATGAAGGACGCCTACAAACAGGGTCCGAAAGACGCCGCCAAACCGAACGGGACGTTCGTCACGGTCCCGCTGAACATCCACCGACTCAACAACCTCTTCTACAACAAGAAGGTCGTCGAAGACGCTGGCGTAGACCCTGCGTCTATCAAGAAACCCAGCGACCTCACGGCCGCGATGAAGAAGGTCGAGAACAACACCGACGCAGTCGGGATGGCCCACCAGACGAAGTCCGCGTGGTCCACCGGCCAAATGTGGGCGCAGGTCCTGCTCGGCGAACACGGCAAGAGCACGTACGAAGCGTTCACGAAGGGCAAGGTCAGCGCGAACAAGAAGGCCATCAAGAACTCCCTCAGCATCGTCAAGGAGTACACGCAGTACTTCAACGACGACGCCGGTTCGCTCGGCTGGACCGAAGCGAACAAGAAGATCATCAACGGCGAAGCGGCGTTCTTCCACCAAGGCGACTGGGCCGCGGGCATGTACCGCGGTGCCGACAGCTTCGAGTTCGACAAGCAGTGGGGCCACGTCCCGTTCCCCGGTTCGAAGGGCGTCTACGCGCTGAACATGGACTCGTTCCCGATGCCGAAGAACAACCCGTCGCCGGAGGCCGCGAAGAAGTTCCTCCGCTACGTCGGCAGCAAGGACGCCCAAAAGCGGTTCAACCCGAAGAAGGGGTCGATTCCGCCGCGCACCGACGTGTCCAAGGACGCCTTCGGACCGTTCCTCAGCAGTCAGATGGACGACTTCGCCAACTCGAAGTCGCAGGTCCAGTCCATCCAGCACGGACTCGCGCTCCCGCCGGAACAGCTCAGTAGCTTCGGTGAAGCGATGTCCACCTTCATCTCGAACTGGAACGTCGAGAAGACGTACAGCCAAATCGAGAGCGCCTTCAACTGAACGCAGTCACTACACGGTTCTTTTTCACATGCAACGCATCCGAGATACACTGAAACGGCTAACCCCCGGCAAAGAAGCGGGAGAGAGCGAGGTGGAAGGCCAATCGACCGTCAGAACCGACGGCGGCGTCGTGAGCGAGACGGAGACCGAACGAGGACAGTCGCTCGTGTCGAGGGACTTCCTCCAGTCGATTCCGTTCTGGCTCCCGCCGTTCCTGCTGATGGGCTTTTTCGTCTACGGCGCCATCGGCTGGAACTTCGTCATCTCGCTGACGGACTTCAGCGGGCTACTCCTGCCGGAGTACAAGATTTCGGCGTTCGACTTCGAGATGTATCGCCAAGCCCTGAACGACCCGACGTTCTGGACGGCGGCCCGAAACACGCTCGTCCTACTGGTCGCGTTCACCGGCCTCTGTCTGGTGTTCGGGATGGGGCTGGCGATTCTGGTAGACCAAGAGATTCGGTTCGAGAACACGTTCCGAACCATCTACCTGCTCCCGATGAGCCTCTCGTTCGTCGTGACGGCGAAGTTCTGGGCGTGGATGTACAACTTCAAGATCGGGATGATAAACGTCACGCTCCGTCAGTTCGGGTTGGACTTCCTGGCGATGCAGTGGATTTCGAACCCGGACACGAAGTTGGCGGCGGTCATCTTCGCGCTCATCTGGCAGTTCAGCGGCTACGCGATGGTCGTCTATCTGGCAGGTCTGCGCGCAATTCCCGACGCACACTACGAGGCGGCCCGCGTAGACGGCGCGAGTACGCTGAAGATGTACTGGCGAGTCATCCTCCCCCAACTGCGAGCATCGACCATGAGCGCGGCCGTCGTGCTGATGGTGTTCGCACTGAAGGCGTTCGACTTCCTCTACGTCATGTTCGGCAACAACCCCGGCCCGGCGGCGGACATTCTGGCGACGATGATGTTCCGCGAGGCGTTCGGGTCGAACAACTGGGCGTACGGCTCCGCCATTGCCATCGTGCTGTTCCTGATGGCGCTGGCAGTCGTCGCGCCGTATCTCTACGCCGAGTACCGACGAGGTGAACTATGAGTTCCGCACCAGCGAGTCCGACACCGGAGAACCAATCGCGGCGCGAGCAGGTAGAGAACGCCGTCCGAAACGCCGACCGTAGTCGCGTGGCGCTGTACGGGGTGCTGGTCGCGCTCGTCGGCTTCTATCTCGCGCCGCTCGAAGCAGGGCTGATGACCGCGTTCAAGACGACCAACGCGTTCAACACGACGAGTCCGTTCTTGCCCGCGATTTGGCCGTTCGCTTCCGGCGGCTTCACCACCGGCCCGTGGCAGACCGCCTTCGACACGCTGTGGAACGGCCTGGTCAACAGCATGTTACTGGCGGTTCCGGCGACGATTCTGTCGGCGGGACTCGGGAGCATCGCGGCCTACGGTGTGACGACCATCGACTGGAAGTACCAGACGCTAATCGTCGCGCTGTTCGTTGCGGGCATCTTCATCCCGTACCAGGCAGTTCTGGTGCCGCTGTCGCGGCTGTTCGCTATCGTGAACACCCAAGAGCTACTGGGATTCCTGTGGGGGCTACCGCTGATGCACGAACACTACGCCTCGATTATCAACCTCATCGTGGCCCACGTCGCGTACGGGATTCCCATCACGTTCCTACTCTTCCGAGGCTACTACCAGACGCTTTCGGGCGAGATGATAGAGGCCGCGCGACTGGACGGCGCGAGCGTGTTCAGCATCTACCGCAACGTCGTGTTGCCGCTGTCGAAGCCGATGTTCGCGGTGACGCTCATCTACCAGTTCACCCAGATTTGGAACGACCTGCTGTTCGCGCTGGTCATCCTGCCCTCCGGCGGCGGGGCGGCCGCACCGGTCACGATTGCGCTCAACAGTCTCTCTGGCGGCATCATCACCTCGTTCAACACGCAGATGGCGGGTGCGTTCGTCGCGGCACTGCCGACGCTCGTCGTCTACGTGCTGTTCGGCGAACAGTTCGCGAAAGGAGTCGCAGGATAACTATGCAGTCTCAACGGAGGACACAACAATGGCAGAACTGACCCTCGACGGCGTAACGAAGTGGTTCGACGACGACGGCGACCGTATCGTCGCGGTAGACGACGCACACGTCGAAATCGAAGACGGGGAGTTCCTCGTCCTCGTCGGCCCCTCGGGGTGTGGAAAATCCACGACCCTGCGAATGATTGCGGGCCTCGAAACGATTTCGAAGGGCGACATTCGCCTCGGGAACCGCTCTATCGCGGACGAACCGCCGACGACGCGGGACATCGCGATGGTGTTCCAGAGCTACGCGCTCTACCCCCACATGAGCGTGCGGGAGAACATGAGCTTCGGCCTCGAAGAATCGACCGACATGCCCGACAGCGAGATTCAGGCGCAGGTGGACGACACCGCCGATATGCTCGGTATCCCCGACCTGCTCGACCGGAAACCCGGCGAACTGTCGGGCGGTCAGCAACAGCGGGTCGCGCTCGGCCGGGCTATCGTCCGGGAGCCAGAGGTGTTCCTGATGGACGAACCGCTGGCGAATCTGGACGCGAAGTTGCGCTCCCAGATGCGCACGGAACTCCAACGTCTACAGGAGGACCTCGGCGTGACGACGGTGTACGTCACCCACGACCAGACGGAAGCGATGACGATGTCCGACCGCATCGCCATCCTGAACGACGGCGAACTCCAGCAGGTCGCCACGCCGCTGGAAGCCTACCACGAACCGACGAACCGGTTCGTCGCTGGCTTCATCGGCGACCCGTCGATGAACTTCCTGCCGATGGAATTACAGGGTGACACGCTCGTCGGTGACGACATCGAGTACCCGCTTTCGGGTGACGCCCTCGACGCGGTTTCGGGCCACGACCGACTCACCCTCGGCATCCGCCCGGAGGACATCGAACTCGTCGCGGCGGAAGACGCCCACAGTTTCCCAGCGACCGTTGACGTGGTCGAGCCGATGGGCAGCGAGAACAACGTCTACATCGTCTTCGGCGACCAAGCCGACGAAGCGACCGATGGCCTCGGCGGCACGGACGCCGCCGCAGACGACACGCTGACCGTGACTATCTCTGGAATGCGGAACGTCGAGGCGGGCCAGAACGTCGTCGCGCACATCCCCGAGGACGCAGTTCACATCTTCGACGCCGACACGGGCGAGGCAGTCAAGAATCGGAATATGGAGACCGCCGAACAGGAACTGCCGAACGTCTGAGTTCGAGGTCGCTTCGATTCGCCGCATTCTCGTTTTCCGGCAGTCCGTGTGGATGACCGTCCAAGCTATGTGTTTTCGCGTGCCACACTGTTCCGATGCCCACCGACTCCGACCCCAACGCGCCCGCCGAATCGTTCACCGTCGCGGCCGCACAGGTCGAACCAGTTTTCCACGACAAGGAGGCGACCCTCAACAAGACATGCGAGTGGATAGAACGCGCCGGAGAACAGGACGTAGACCTGCTCGTCTTCCCCGAGACGTACTTTCCCGGCTACCCCTACTGGCGGCGCAAGGTGTCGATTCCGCGCTGGACCGAGTTGATGGTCGAGTTGCAGAAGAACAGCCTCTCGGTTGGCGACGACGCGCTCGACGTTCTCGGTAACGCGATTCGGGAAGCCGACTGCCACGTTGCGTTGGGGACGAACGAACTGGACGAGAGGAAGGGAAGCGAGACCGTCTACAACTCCATCTTCTACTTCGACCGCGAGGGAGAACTCGTTCGTCGCCACCGAAAACTGATGCCGACCCACGGCGAGCGGTCGATTTGGGGGCGCGGCGACCCGTCGAGTCTGGCGACCCACGAGACGGACATCGGAACACTGGGTGGTCTCGTCTGCTACGAGAATCACATGACTCTCTCGAAGGCCGCGCTGACGACCATGGGTGAGGAGATTCACACTGCTTGCTGGCCGGGGTTCTGGACCCAGAACGGCCATCCCGGCGACAAGGCGCGGGCCGAAACTGTGGAAGACCGCGACACCTGTGACATCTACCCTGCGATGCGCGAGTACGCCTTCGAGACCCAATCGTTCGTCGTCTCCTGCTCGGCGTACATAGGCGACCCGCCAGAGGAGTACGAGGACGAACTCGGCTACGACCTCGGCGCAGGAGGGAGCATGCTGGTGAATCCGGCAGGCGTCGTGAAGGCCGGTCCTGTACTCGGTGAGGAGACGCTCCTCACCGCGGAGTTCGACCGCGACGAGCGTCGGGCGACCAAGGCGTACTTCGACGCGATGGGCCACTACGCGCGCTGGGACGCGGTCAATCTCGAAGTGAACGACGAAACCCTAGACCCGGTTCACTCGCACGGACACGACGGCGCGAGAGGGACGAACTGGAACGCGCGCGAGAGTAGGACCGACAACGAGCGAGAGAACGGCCGACTCTCGCCCCACGACGCGGAAGCAATCGCCGACGCTCACGGCGTGCCGATATCGGCGGTGGAGGCAGTCGCGGACGCGCTTGACCAGTAGCGCCTATCGCCGGGGGACACTTTTCTCACTGCCCGGTGTACGACGTTGGATGACCAGATTCACCGGCACGTGGTCCGGCGACGAAGTCGAGTCGTTCCTACAGGACGTGACGATTCCGATTCGTCTCGCTTGCCACAGGCCAGACGCATCCCTGTGGATGGTCGCGCTCTGGTATCGCTACCGCGACGGCGGGTTCGACTGTGCGACGTGGACGAACGCCGACGTAGTGCGGTACCTCCGCAACGACTCGGAACTCGCGTTCGAAATTTCGACCAACGACCCGCCGTATCGCGGAGTCCGAGGCAACGGCACCGCGAGTCTCTCGCCCGACGAGGACAAGGAAGTCCTTCGCCACCTCATCGAGCGGTATCTCGACTCGACGGACTCCCCGCTGGCGGAGTGGTTGCTCGCGGACGAACGCGAGGAGATTCACGTCCGGATTCGACCGCGAGTCGTCTACAGCTGGGACTACAGCGAGCGGATGGCTGGCGAAGAATAGCACTTTTCTGTCGTTACTGCCGTCGAAATGGTAACGGTCAGCCCCGGATTTATCCTCGAAAACCATTAAGTACCACCTCGGTGAGTGTGCGATGGGGGAAACCAAATGACCGGGGGTAGTGCGGACGACATCGAGAGACGTCAGTTTATGAAATACGCGGCGCTCGTCGGGGGTGCCAGTACAGTACCGTTCACGGGCTATCTGCAAGACCAGCAGTGGTCGAATACGCTGGAAGTGATGCACGGGTGGACCGGCGGGGACGGCGCAGAGGCAATCGACGCGCTCGCGTCGGCGTTCGGCGAGGCCCAACCGAACATGGAGACGAACTTCCGGGCCATCGGCGGCACCGGAAACGTCAACTTAGACCAAGCAGTCGCACAGCGACTGCGGGCGGGCGACCCGCCGAGTTCGTTCGCCGGATGGCCGGGGAAGAACCTCCAGCAGTACGAGGGCGTGCTTGGCAACATCGAACAGGACGTGTGGAACCAAGCCGGACTGAAGGAGGCTCACGCACAGGAAGTGGTCGAGGCGTGCCGCTTCGGAGATGGATTCTCCGCAGTGCCCATCGGTTCCCACCGCATGAACGACCTCTTCTACAACGTGAGCGTCCTCGAATCTGCGGGCGTGGACCCGAGTGGCATCGATAGCTTCGACGCGTGGGTCGATGCTCTCGACGCCGTCGCCAGCGAGACCGACGCCCAACCGTACGTCAACTCGCTCTCGACGTGGACAGTCTTGCAGTTCTGGGCGGTCAACATGCTCGGCTCGCAGGGCTTCGACGCGTACACGAACTTCATCGAGGGCAACGGCGACGAGGCGGCGGTTCGGGGGGCGTTCCAGAACGCCCAGACCGTGCTGTCGCAGTACCTCAACGACGACGCGCCGGAGATAGACTTCACCGAGGCGAACCAGCGAATCATGTCCGGCGACGCGGCGTTCATCCACCAAGGCAACTGGGTGGCTGGCGCGTACGTCAACGAGGGGTTGACCTACGACGAGGATTGGGGACGCATCCAGTTCCCCGGTACCGAGAACATGTACGGGTTCCACCTCGATTCGTTCATCTATCCGGGCGGCGACCTCGACAACCCGAGTCCGCCCGAATCGAAGGCGTTCCTGCGGTTCGCTGGCTCGGAAGCCGCACACGTGGCGTTCAACCAGTACAAGGGGTCGATTCCGACCAGAGAGGTGCCGACCGACCAGTTCAACCCGTATCTGACCGAGACCATCGAGGACTTCAACAGCGTCGAGCAACGACCGCCGACCATCGCACACGGGTTGGCCGTCACCCAAGACGTGCAGTCTGACTTGGAGGACGCGATTGCGAATAACTTCGCCGACCCGTACAACGTCGATTCAGTCACGAGTCGGTTCATGCAAATCGTGTAGCGCGGTCTCACTTTCCAACTCGTTTATCCACCACTCATGAGTGACAAACTGGAGACCGGCGCCGACAGGCGACGCGAACAGGGCGTCGAAACGGAACGAGCGGTCGCTACCGAACGGTCTGCACTACGGCGACTGCTCGACCACGACGTCGTCCAGTCCGCGCCGTTCTGGCTCCCGCC
The sequence above is a segment of the Halorussus halophilus genome. Coding sequences within it:
- a CDS encoding PH domain-containing protein; translated protein: METLHPRVRLVWGVGTLVTVTILAVVVAVADRFTLGVGLWVGLAVALLGLLVGVVYVALKYRVWQFEVREDELYLERGVLTRVNTVVPFVRVQHVDTQRGPVERAVGLASIVVYTAGSRGADVTIPGLTPERADDLQEQLRRLATESEDEYDAV
- a CDS encoding class II fumarate hydratase, producing the protein MSDEDYRIEEDSLGEMRVPSDAYWGAQTQRALQNFPISGITFGRRFVRALGVVKKAAAQANKDLGMIPGDKADAIVEAADEVIEGDHDDQFPVDVFQTGSGTSSNMNANEVISNRATEIYGGEVGTREIHPNDHVNFGQSSNDVIPTAMHVASLEAVEKDLIPALDTLRESLEAKEAEFDGVVKTGRTHLQDATPIRLGQEFSGYRSQVEKGLSRVDHVRDHLSELALGGTAVGTGLNTHPEFPEKAAEYISEETGVAFREADNHFEAQAAHDAMSEAHGALRTVAGSLNKIANDLRLLASGPRNGLGELEQPENQPGSSIMPGKINPVVAEAVNQVHKQVVGNDAAVSAGAAEGQIDLNLYKPVLAHNFLESSEMLSNASEVFAEKFVAKLEANEEHCEEQVEQSMALATALNPHIGYDKASKAAKTALKEGKTVKQVVVEKGYLSEEEADEVIDPEKMTHRGILGDE
- a CDS encoding ABC transporter substrate-binding protein; translation: MTGANEGSDVSRRGYLKVAGASTLGVTGLAGCMGGDSGGSDEGTTSGGEGTSSDGEDTSSGDDSGSGNTLEVQHWWTGGDGAAAVEALFEGFKKEYPDVKVNQNPVSGGAGQNLKTVIKKRVLNNNPPSSWQAWPGANLTPYVEADKLKDISSSVWGKNGMKDAYKQGPKDAAKPNGTFVTVPLNIHRLNNLFYNKKVVEDAGVDPASIKKPSDLTAAMKKVENNTDAVGMAHQTKSAWSTGQMWAQVLLGEHGKSTYEAFTKGKVSANKKAIKNSLSIVKEYTQYFNDDAGSLGWTEANKKIINGEAAFFHQGDWAAGMYRGADSFEFDKQWGHVPFPGSKGVYALNMDSFPMPKNNPSPEAAKKFLRYVGSKDAQKRFNPKKGSIPPRTDVSKDAFGPFLSSQMDDFANSKSQVQSIQHGLALPPEQLSSFGEAMSTFISNWNVEKTYSQIESAFN
- a CDS encoding carbohydrate ABC transporter permease, with product MQRIRDTLKRLTPGKEAGESEVEGQSTVRTDGGVVSETETERGQSLVSRDFLQSIPFWLPPFLLMGFFVYGAIGWNFVISLTDFSGLLLPEYKISAFDFEMYRQALNDPTFWTAARNTLVLLVAFTGLCLVFGMGLAILVDQEIRFENTFRTIYLLPMSLSFVVTAKFWAWMYNFKIGMINVTLRQFGLDFLAMQWISNPDTKLAAVIFALIWQFSGYAMVVYLAGLRAIPDAHYEAARVDGASTLKMYWRVILPQLRASTMSAAVVLMVFALKAFDFLYVMFGNNPGPAADILATMMFREAFGSNNWAYGSAIAIVLFLMALAVVAPYLYAEYRRGEL
- a CDS encoding carbohydrate ABC transporter permease; its protein translation is MSSAPASPTPENQSRREQVENAVRNADRSRVALYGVLVALVGFYLAPLEAGLMTAFKTTNAFNTTSPFLPAIWPFASGGFTTGPWQTAFDTLWNGLVNSMLLAVPATILSAGLGSIAAYGVTTIDWKYQTLIVALFVAGIFIPYQAVLVPLSRLFAIVNTQELLGFLWGLPLMHEHYASIINLIVAHVAYGIPITFLLFRGYYQTLSGEMIEAARLDGASVFSIYRNVVLPLSKPMFAVTLIYQFTQIWNDLLFALVILPSGGGAAAPVTIALNSLSGGIITSFNTQMAGAFVAALPTLVVYVLFGEQFAKGVAG
- a CDS encoding ABC transporter ATP-binding protein, encoding MAELTLDGVTKWFDDDGDRIVAVDDAHVEIEDGEFLVLVGPSGCGKSTTLRMIAGLETISKGDIRLGNRSIADEPPTTRDIAMVFQSYALYPHMSVRENMSFGLEESTDMPDSEIQAQVDDTADMLGIPDLLDRKPGELSGGQQQRVALGRAIVREPEVFLMDEPLANLDAKLRSQMRTELQRLQEDLGVTTVYVTHDQTEAMTMSDRIAILNDGELQQVATPLEAYHEPTNRFVAGFIGDPSMNFLPMELQGDTLVGDDIEYPLSGDALDAVSGHDRLTLGIRPEDIELVAAEDAHSFPATVDVVEPMGSENNVYIVFGDQADEATDGLGGTDAAADDTLTVTISGMRNVEAGQNVVAHIPEDAVHIFDADTGEAVKNRNMETAEQELPNV
- a CDS encoding carbon-nitrogen hydrolase family protein → MPTDSDPNAPAESFTVAAAQVEPVFHDKEATLNKTCEWIERAGEQDVDLLVFPETYFPGYPYWRRKVSIPRWTELMVELQKNSLSVGDDALDVLGNAIREADCHVALGTNELDERKGSETVYNSIFYFDREGELVRRHRKLMPTHGERSIWGRGDPSSLATHETDIGTLGGLVCYENHMTLSKAALTTMGEEIHTACWPGFWTQNGHPGDKARAETVEDRDTCDIYPAMREYAFETQSFVVSCSAYIGDPPEEYEDELGYDLGAGGSMLVNPAGVVKAGPVLGEETLLTAEFDRDERRATKAYFDAMGHYARWDAVNLEVNDETLDPVHSHGHDGARGTNWNARESRTDNERENGRLSPHDAEAIADAHGVPISAVEAVADALDQ
- a CDS encoding pyridoxamine 5'-phosphate oxidase family protein, producing the protein MTRFTGTWSGDEVESFLQDVTIPIRLACHRPDASLWMVALWYRYRDGGFDCATWTNADVVRYLRNDSELAFEISTNDPPYRGVRGNGTASLSPDEDKEVLRHLIERYLDSTDSPLAEWLLADEREEIHVRIRPRVVYSWDYSERMAGEE
- a CDS encoding ABC transporter substrate-binding protein, translating into MTGGSADDIERRQFMKYAALVGGASTVPFTGYLQDQQWSNTLEVMHGWTGGDGAEAIDALASAFGEAQPNMETNFRAIGGTGNVNLDQAVAQRLRAGDPPSSFAGWPGKNLQQYEGVLGNIEQDVWNQAGLKEAHAQEVVEACRFGDGFSAVPIGSHRMNDLFYNVSVLESAGVDPSGIDSFDAWVDALDAVASETDAQPYVNSLSTWTVLQFWAVNMLGSQGFDAYTNFIEGNGDEAAVRGAFQNAQTVLSQYLNDDAPEIDFTEANQRIMSGDAAFIHQGNWVAGAYVNEGLTYDEDWGRIQFPGTENMYGFHLDSFIYPGGDLDNPSPPESKAFLRFAGSEAAHVAFNQYKGSIPTREVPTDQFNPYLTETIEDFNSVEQRPPTIAHGLAVTQDVQSDLEDAIANNFADPYNVDSVTSRFMQIV